In Lutra lutra chromosome 5, mLutLut1.2, whole genome shotgun sequence, a single genomic region encodes these proteins:
- the LOC125101249 gene encoding olfactory receptor 2AJ1-like gives MEINNKSVTTDFVLLGLWPKLSHLVIIVCLILLVYIIAVMGNSLLIFLIWLDSRLHSPMYFLLSQLSLIDVALISTTVPKMVTNFFSGKRTISQTGCGAQIFFSLTLGISECLLLSLMSYDRYIAICNPLRYSVLMSHTISKQMVIGSWVGGAITSLVHTAYAMHLSICHPREIPHFLCEVMALLKLTCENISGYVNSVVISSFLVVLIPLSLILSSYIHIFLAVLRMNSLEGKNKALATCFSHLCVVSLYFGPAILVYMRPGSSKTPQINQFLFMFNAILTPMLNPLIYSLRNKDVIAAMKSIVISRCLPKKVKRDLGCHT, from the coding sequence ATGGAGATAAACAATAAGAGTGTTACCACAGATTTTGTCCTCTTGGGGCTCTGGCCTAAGCTTAGTCACCTTGTGATCATTGTCTGCCTCATTCTTCTTGTTTACATTATAGCTGTAATGGGcaattctcttctcattttcctcatctggcTGGATTCTCGACTCCACTCTCCTATGTACTTCTTGCTCAGCCAGCTCTCCCTTATTGATGTGGCCTTGATCTCCACTACCGTCCCCAAAATGGTCACAAACTTCTTCTCAGGGAAAAGAACCATATCACAGACAGGATGTGGAGCCCAGATCTTTTTCAGCTTAACCTTAGGAATTTCTGAGTGCCTTCTACTGAGCCTTATGTCCTATGACCGCTACATTGCCATTTGCAATCCACTACGTTACTCAGTATTGATGAGCCATACCATCTCTAAACAGATGGTCATTGGGTCATGGGTAGGAGGGGCAATAACTTCCCTAGTTCATACAGCCTATGCCATGCACTTATCAATATGTCATCCTCGAGAGATCCCACACTTCTTGTGTGAGGTCATGGCACTCCTGAAGCTCACTTGTGAGAACATTTCAGGATATGTGAATTCAGTGGTGATCTCAAGCTTTCTGGTGGTCCTCATCCCTCTGAGTCTCATCCTCTCTTCCTACATCCACATATTCCTTGCTGTCCTCCGTATGAACTCCCTTGAAGGTAAGAACAAGGCCTTGGCCACATGTTTCTCCCACctctgtgtggtctctctctacTTTGGTCCTGCCATATTAGTCTACATGAGGCCAGGATCTtccaaaaccccccaaataaaCCAGTTCCTCTTTATGTTTAATGCTATTCTTACCCCTATGCTTAACCCCCTCATCTATAGCCTGAGAAACAAGGATGTCATAGCAGCTATGAAAAGTATAGTGATCAGTAGATGCCTCCCAAAAAAGGTGAAAAGGGACCTAGGTTGCCATACTTAA